In one window of Chryseobacterium sp. JV274 DNA:
- a CDS encoding T9SS type A sorting domain-containing protein produces the protein MKRLVGKLAAAICLISLGICSKGNVRGYLPLVEHDVLSTHNIDSLTRPVRERAKLLLPDWKKAPNSYIFDPSQNSEGLLVPVKKAYAMWEGGGYLNGNGIPAGAVTADVLWEDVHGLIKSGVNYALEITGTGQDAKIKVPVNKTKKGNAVVAFKVNGEIYWSWHIWVTDDPTNGTTYRSFNTIKRMKSDGTTEVIPDTDWKWMDRNLGALTSSITVSDWNKSIGLLYQWGRKDPIPPLVTRGNDFYEASGSIGRVRHRGAKNMINAVSIDDLRRFVLLSGAEVTNNLRLSVKNPLSLIYVNKEDNSGQAYYNNNVNLPVNWFGKSTTLPNNRLSELNLWSDNAQGKIEAVYNTDDKAKPYRDKSSYDPCPNGWRIPSMLVANLASGSYIDDIRIDFSPFGVKTNMAKNVFETNKYHIIKPTNAGIPAFMTGFKVYPNLGFDLSAVGGYNMGIFPGNGQLIRGAHLGQYSDQHHIALWTATMARQFDASPAVTVRGLSMIPDKTQPDIPDANYPNIKGRYYYFPMSVMYTSDANGCRCIKDPLYLVNDYDFPTEYLPAATEYKEGIDNPNTYQIVKSGAAAVIEIPVSKAFSVQSQLLNNPEILNSSSFNNLKGNVLWTTNIGLISKISIVNPSPSSLQGIANSKIEVEIAPDQSGNAVVTLHNGSISAPVYWSWHIWVTDSPIQSYTYTTESPEVVANYVNYVNKADVILQTTFMDRNLGATDAFPNVANPLAPTAEELLKIRASTGLHYQWGRKDPIPAFQNADNRNFYNISLGTAAANGTVSYAVLTSADYNNLSGSYIVPYNTYAAASNVQSTDKPVEKISKILSYSVKNPLVYMIPSTFAPYNSATPNYTNGTDWLATEPNLAPDRWGRGGEKSPFDPCPEGWRIPDLMNVALVSGSDFGQTPWYKKDKNIATSYNIATDYLGTRVRNSANATVGYIFNNPAYPLGNYPDSGSRGFRSVIANQTSQGTFNILNFQYPAVWTAALNSNYLGRPVNVLFDAASTTNRMMVFHDNNDPYFGVGCRCVKIEYDANGNEEGPASRITVVSNGSTLSTANAEFKMTDNKIILYPSPVSNILYIKASENKEYHFQIFNALGQIVKSGQFINNQTDLSSLNAGVYLIRINNSEAVVKIIKR, from the coding sequence ATGAAAAGGTTAGTTGGAAAATTAGCGGCAGCTATCTGCCTGATATCGTTGGGAATTTGTTCTAAAGGTAATGTTAGAGGATATCTTCCCTTAGTTGAGCATGATGTATTGAGTACTCATAATATAGACTCACTCACCAGACCGGTGCGTGAAAGGGCAAAATTATTACTCCCGGATTGGAAAAAAGCTCCTAACAGCTACATCTTTGACCCTAGTCAGAATAGTGAAGGCTTGCTGGTTCCCGTAAAGAAAGCATATGCTATGTGGGAAGGAGGCGGCTATCTCAACGGAAATGGCATTCCGGCAGGAGCTGTAACGGCAGATGTACTGTGGGAAGATGTTCATGGTCTGATAAAATCAGGGGTAAATTATGCTCTCGAAATAACAGGGACAGGTCAGGATGCGAAGATCAAAGTTCCTGTCAATAAAACAAAAAAAGGAAATGCCGTGGTTGCCTTTAAGGTAAATGGAGAAATCTATTGGAGCTGGCATATCTGGGTTACTGATGATCCTACAAATGGAACGACTTATCGAAGTTTCAATACTATTAAAAGGATGAAGTCAGATGGCACAACTGAAGTGATTCCGGATACAGATTGGAAATGGATGGACAGGAATTTGGGTGCACTTACAAGCTCCATCACCGTGTCAGACTGGAACAAAAGTATAGGACTTCTTTACCAGTGGGGGCGAAAAGACCCAATTCCGCCATTGGTTACCAGAGGGAATGACTTCTATGAAGCTTCGGGATCCATAGGAAGAGTCAGACATAGAGGAGCAAAAAATATGATCAATGCTGTAAGTATTGATGATCTTAGGAGATTCGTGTTACTTTCCGGAGCAGAGGTTACCAATAACTTAAGACTTTCTGTAAAAAATCCGCTGAGTCTTATCTATGTCAATAAAGAGGACAATTCCGGTCAGGCTTACTACAATAATAATGTCAATCTGCCTGTCAATTGGTTTGGGAAATCTACAACCTTGCCTAATAACCGGCTTTCAGAGCTTAACCTTTGGTCTGATAATGCACAGGGAAAAATAGAAGCTGTTTACAATACCGATGACAAAGCAAAACCTTATCGGGATAAATCTTCTTATGATCCTTGTCCCAACGGATGGCGAATACCCTCTATGCTGGTAGCGAATCTTGCCTCCGGATCCTATATTGATGATATCAGAATAGATTTTTCACCTTTCGGCGTAAAAACCAATATGGCGAAAAATGTTTTTGAGACCAATAAATACCATATTATAAAACCTACCAATGCCGGAATTCCCGCATTTATGACAGGATTTAAGGTGTATCCTAATCTTGGTTTTGATCTTTCTGCTGTTGGAGGGTACAATATGGGAATCTTTCCCGGAAATGGACAGCTTATCAGAGGGGCTCATTTGGGGCAGTACAGTGATCAGCACCATATTGCATTGTGGACAGCTACCATGGCCCGGCAGTTCGATGCTTCTCCGGCAGTTACCGTTAGAGGGCTTTCTATGATTCCGGATAAAACGCAGCCTGATATTCCGGATGCTAATTATCCTAATATTAAAGGGCGTTATTATTACTTTCCCATGTCAGTAATGTATACTTCAGATGCGAACGGATGCAGATGTATAAAAGACCCTTTATATCTCGTCAATGATTATGATTTTCCTACAGAATATCTGCCTGCTGCTACAGAATATAAAGAAGGGATTGATAACCCGAATACCTACCAGATTGTTAAAAGCGGGGCAGCTGCTGTCATTGAAATTCCAGTGAGTAAAGCATTTTCAGTACAAAGTCAATTGTTGAATAATCCTGAGATATTAAACTCTTCCAGTTTTAATAATTTAAAAGGAAATGTTCTCTGGACTACGAATATCGGTCTTATCAGTAAAATTTCAATAGTAAATCCGTCGCCTTCTTCACTGCAGGGTATTGCTAACTCAAAAATAGAGGTAGAAATAGCTCCTGATCAGAGTGGAAATGCCGTGGTGACTCTACATAACGGCAGTATATCAGCTCCTGTATATTGGAGTTGGCATATCTGGGTTACGGATTCTCCTATACAGTCTTACACCTATACTACAGAATCTCCTGAAGTAGTAGCGAATTATGTGAATTATGTGAACAAAGCGGATGTGATATTGCAGACCACTTTCATGGATCGTAATCTTGGGGCAACAGATGCTTTTCCTAATGTTGCAAATCCTCTTGCACCCACCGCCGAAGAGCTGCTGAAGATACGTGCTTCTACGGGATTGCACTATCAATGGGGAAGAAAAGATCCTATTCCTGCATTCCAAAATGCAGATAACAGAAATTTCTACAATATTTCTTTAGGAACTGCTGCTGCAAATGGAACAGTATCCTATGCTGTGCTTACTTCAGCTGATTATAACAATCTTTCCGGTAGTTATATAGTGCCTTACAATACCTACGCTGCTGCATCCAATGTGCAGAGTACAGATAAGCCGGTAGAAAAGATTTCCAAGATACTGTCTTATTCCGTTAAAAATCCTTTGGTATATATGATTCCAAGTACGTTTGCTCCTTATAACAGCGCAACACCCAACTATACTAACGGAACTGACTGGCTGGCAACAGAACCAAACCTGGCTCCTGACAGATGGGGAAGAGGAGGAGAGAAATCTCCTTTCGATCCTTGCCCGGAAGGCTGGCGAATTCCCGATCTGATGAATGTTGCTTTGGTTTCGGGGAGTGATTTCGGACAGACTCCATGGTATAAAAAAGACAAAAACATAGCTACATCATATAATATAGCCACTGATTATTTAGGAACCAGAGTGAGAAATTCTGCCAATGCCACCGTAGGATATATCTTTAATAATCCTGCATATCCTTTAGGAAACTACCCTGATTCCGGATCAAGAGGTTTCAGAAGTGTAATTGCCAATCAGACATCACAAGGAACCTTTAATATTCTCAATTTTCAATACCCTGCTGTATGGACAGCAGCTTTAAATTCAAATTATTTGGGAAGACCTGTTAATGTACTTTTTGATGCAGCTTCTACTACCAACAGGATGATGGTTTTTCATGATAATAATGATCCATATTTTGGTGTGGGGTGCCGATGTGTAAAAATAGAATATGACGCAAACGGCAATGAAGAAGGACCTGCTTCCAGAATCACAGTAGTCTCTAATGGCTCAACTTTGAGTACTGCTAATGCAGAATTTAAAATGACGGACAATAAGATTATTCTATACCCAAGCCCGGTTTCCAATATTTTGTATATCAAGGCTTCGGAAAACAAAGAATATCATTTTCAGATTTTTAATGCTTTGGGGCAGATTGTGAAGTCTGGCCAGTTTATAAATAATCAGACGGACCTGTCATCTTTGAATGCAGGAGTGTATTTGATAAGAATAAATAATTCGGAAGCAGTTGTCAAAATTATAAAACGATAA
- a CDS encoding EpsG family protein, translated as MSLLHPYYIIAIVYMLFFSIQEVYGKKVDKKWFWFLAVYFILIAGLRNEVGPDYGSYKGIYIYSDTKSYYSIFMKMLHMEGSENLDVEWLYTLINKILLNFFNAPFYMLTLVIAIFAMIFKVEYTEDNTFYPFTFTLFMFIPNFFIGESGQIRQNLGTFIVYFAIRYIKERKFWHYLFFIFIGSGIHSVCYLFLPMYWLARVPLNKTVMLVMIIGSVFLSPFEIYRSFGGLLDGMASNSTLVEGFNGYMDETVQRLNGGVGIPEVMMAILTFFLFVFDTKMKELYPYYEYHRNYAVAGICMYFIFRNNPIFSSRLAGAFIGFSYIIIPNAMYVVSARTKNMIYAFIISLVVFNFVVFSLFNNIKAGRFSIERYKNHILP; from the coding sequence ATGAGTTTACTACATCCATATTATATTATTGCAATTGTCTATATGCTGTTCTTCAGTATTCAGGAGGTGTATGGAAAAAAAGTTGATAAAAAATGGTTCTGGTTCCTTGCTGTTTATTTCATTCTTATTGCCGGTCTTAGAAATGAGGTAGGTCCTGACTACGGAAGTTACAAAGGGATTTATATTTACTCTGATACCAAAAGCTATTACAGTATCTTTATGAAGATGCTCCATATGGAAGGATCTGAAAATCTGGATGTAGAATGGCTGTATACATTGATTAATAAAATACTCCTCAATTTTTTTAACGCCCCTTTTTATATGTTGACGCTGGTCATTGCTATTTTTGCGATGATCTTTAAAGTAGAATATACAGAAGACAATACATTTTATCCATTTACCTTTACCCTTTTTATGTTTATCCCCAACTTTTTTATTGGGGAAAGTGGGCAGATCAGACAAAATCTGGGGACCTTTATCGTTTACTTTGCGATACGGTATATCAAAGAACGGAAATTCTGGCATTACTTATTTTTCATATTTATAGGATCAGGTATCCATAGTGTCTGTTATTTATTCCTGCCAATGTATTGGCTGGCCCGCGTTCCACTGAACAAAACAGTGATGCTGGTTATGATCATTGGCTCTGTCTTCCTGTCTCCGTTTGAAATATACAGAAGTTTTGGGGGGCTCTTGGATGGGATGGCCTCGAATAGTACGCTTGTAGAAGGCTTCAACGGATATATGGATGAAACGGTACAGCGATTGAACGGTGGTGTCGGTATTCCTGAAGTAATGATGGCGATCCTGACTTTCTTTCTTTTTGTTTTTGATACTAAGATGAAAGAGCTGTACCCTTATTATGAATACCATAGAAACTATGCAGTGGCTGGAATTTGCATGTATTTTATCTTTAGAAATAACCCTATTTTCTCATCGAGGCTTGCAGGAGCATTCATTGGGTTCTCATATATCATTATTCCAAATGCCATGTATGTTGTTTCTGCAAGGACCAAGAACATGATTTATGCATTTATTATCTCACTCGTTGTCTTCAATTTTGTTGTCTTCTCTCTCTTTAATAATATCAAGGCGGGACGATTTTCAATAGAACGTTACAAAAACCATATCCTTCCATAG
- the topA gene encoding type I DNA topoisomerase has protein sequence MSKNLVIVESPAKAKTIQKYLGKDFEVKSSFGHIRDLPKKGMGIDLTTFSPDYEVSADKKKLVTELKAAVKKADMVWLASDEDREGEAIAWHLADELKLKPENRKRIVFHEITKNAILKAIDNPRDIDQNLVNAQQARRVLDRIVGFEMSPVLWKKVKPGLSAGRVQSVAVRLIVEREKEIREFKPKASFKLDGIFLNKTEQEIAAKLKKDFEKEEDAEKFLEQAKTTEFKVLNVETKPGTRSASAPFTTSTLQQEASSRLGYNVTNTMRMAQRLYEEGYITYMRTDSVNLSQEAIEGAKKQITSEYGAEYSSPRNYTTKSASAQEAHEAIRPTDFGVKSIGDAQLNKLYQLIYRRTLASQMANAKIEKTVIEIGNASLPHHFEAQGEVIIFDGFLKAYGIVKTEDEDEENNDKLLPKVSVGEVLNYKTITATEKFTRPSARYTEAGLVRKLEELGIGRPSTYAPTIQTIQNREYVDKREIEPHTREVIKMSLAKDKIKKVVLEEKFGGDKNKFLPTDIGEVVNDFLTDNFREILDYGFTARVEESFDEIASGDQKWKEMMTNFYSKFHPRIEDVEENADRATGDRLLGVDPKTGKNVHARIGRFGAMIQIGETDDEEKPIFASLMTGQNIATITFEEALELFKLPFDLSEVDGQPVSVGVGRFGPYVKWGETYISIPKGEDPLSVDQKRAEEIINEKKIADAPIATYKGEPVTKGTGRFGPFIKYKAIFVNVPKKYDFENLSQSDINELIDAKLEKEANRYIQQWEKEKISIENGRWGPFIKFGKAMFKIPKKADDTKYEADELKELSLDEVKKWITDQDPKAFAEKKKPAAKKAATTKKAATTAKKPAAKKPAAKK, from the coding sequence ATGTCGAAAAATTTAGTAATCGTAGAGTCCCCGGCAAAAGCAAAAACTATTCAAAAATATTTAGGAAAGGATTTTGAAGTGAAATCCAGTTTCGGGCATATCCGGGACCTTCCTAAAAAAGGAATGGGGATAGACCTTACTACATTCAGTCCTGATTACGAAGTTTCCGCAGACAAGAAGAAATTGGTAACCGAATTAAAGGCTGCAGTAAAGAAAGCCGATATGGTATGGCTCGCTTCCGATGAGGACCGCGAAGGAGAGGCTATTGCATGGCACCTTGCGGATGAGCTGAAATTGAAGCCTGAAAACAGAAAAAGAATTGTATTCCATGAGATTACCAAAAACGCCATTCTAAAAGCAATCGACAATCCGAGAGATATAGATCAGAACTTAGTAAATGCCCAGCAGGCAAGAAGAGTGCTGGACAGAATTGTAGGTTTTGAAATGTCACCCGTTTTATGGAAGAAAGTAAAACCTGGATTATCTGCCGGAAGAGTACAATCTGTAGCAGTACGATTAATTGTTGAAAGAGAAAAGGAGATTCGTGAGTTTAAACCAAAAGCAAGTTTTAAACTTGACGGAATTTTTTTAAATAAAACAGAGCAGGAAATAGCTGCCAAACTGAAAAAAGACTTCGAAAAAGAAGAAGATGCAGAAAAATTTCTTGAGCAGGCAAAAACTACAGAATTTAAAGTTCTGAATGTTGAAACCAAGCCGGGTACCCGTTCTGCTTCAGCTCCATTTACAACCTCCACATTACAGCAGGAGGCTTCCTCAAGACTTGGGTATAATGTAACCAATACCATGCGTATGGCACAAAGGCTGTATGAAGAAGGGTACATTACCTATATGAGAACAGATTCCGTAAACCTTTCTCAGGAAGCAATTGAAGGAGCTAAAAAACAAATTACATCAGAATATGGAGCAGAATATTCTTCTCCAAGAAATTATACTACAAAATCTGCTTCCGCACAGGAAGCTCACGAAGCAATCCGTCCTACGGATTTTGGAGTGAAAAGTATAGGAGATGCACAGCTGAATAAGCTATACCAACTCATATACAGAAGAACACTGGCTTCTCAGATGGCCAATGCGAAAATTGAAAAGACTGTGATCGAAATCGGGAATGCATCATTACCCCATCATTTTGAAGCACAGGGAGAGGTGATCATATTTGATGGTTTCCTGAAAGCTTATGGTATTGTGAAGACAGAAGATGAAGATGAGGAAAACAATGATAAGTTACTGCCAAAAGTAAGTGTAGGAGAGGTATTGAACTATAAAACTATTACCGCTACTGAAAAATTCACAAGACCAAGTGCAAGATATACCGAAGCCGGATTGGTGAGAAAGCTTGAAGAATTAGGGATTGGAAGACCATCTACTTATGCTCCGACGATTCAGACGATTCAGAATAGAGAATATGTGGATAAGAGAGAAATCGAGCCGCATACCCGTGAAGTGATCAAAATGTCTTTAGCCAAGGATAAGATCAAAAAAGTAGTTCTTGAAGAGAAATTCGGAGGTGATAAAAATAAATTCTTACCCACAGATATAGGTGAAGTGGTAAATGATTTCCTGACTGATAACTTTAGAGAAATTCTTGACTACGGTTTCACGGCAAGAGTAGAAGAAAGTTTTGACGAAATTGCAAGTGGTGACCAGAAATGGAAAGAAATGATGACGAATTTCTACTCAAAATTCCACCCGAGAATCGAAGATGTAGAAGAAAATGCAGACCGTGCAACAGGAGACAGACTATTAGGGGTAGATCCGAAAACTGGTAAAAATGTTCATGCAAGAATCGGAAGATTTGGAGCGATGATCCAGATCGGAGAAACTGATGATGAAGAGAAACCAATTTTTGCTTCATTAATGACAGGTCAGAATATTGCTACCATTACTTTTGAAGAGGCATTAGAACTATTCAAACTTCCTTTCGATTTAAGTGAAGTTGATGGACAGCCGGTTTCTGTAGGGGTTGGTAGATTTGGTCCTTACGTGAAATGGGGAGAAACTTATATCAGCATTCCAAAAGGAGAAGACCCTCTTTCTGTAGATCAGAAACGTGCAGAAGAAATCATCAATGAAAAGAAAATTGCTGATGCTCCAATTGCCACCTATAAAGGTGAGCCGGTAACGAAAGGAACAGGAAGATTCGGGCCATTTATCAAATACAAAGCTATTTTCGTAAATGTTCCAAAAAAATATGACTTTGAAAATCTTTCTCAAAGCGATATCAATGAATTAATTGATGCCAAGCTTGAAAAAGAAGCCAACCGATATATCCAGCAGTGGGAAAAAGAAAAAATTTCCATTGAAAACGGAAGATGGGGACCTTTCATCAAATTCGGAAAGGCAATGTTCAAAATTCCGAAGAAAGCAGATGATACAAAATATGAAGCAGATGAGTTGAAAGAGCTTTCTTTAGATGAGGTTAAAAAATGGATTACAGATCAGGATCCTAAAGCTTTTGCAGAAAAGAAAAAACCTGCAGCTAAAAAAGCAGCCACAACTAAGAAGGCAGCTACAACAGCTAAAAAACCTGCGGCCAAGAAACCTGCAGCTAAGAAATAA
- a CDS encoding formimidoylglutamase has product MDFEDFIISPRNFKTESWQIGNRITKDIREDSIVLLFVSDYRGVGGDAEVQDFTAVRNEFYKLSQMDFEIPVVDLGDLVSGKSVQDTHYILQEVLSACHYKRAIPVIVGGSNDFAFSLFSALNFHQKNINYTQISNIISLQQGETINEHTFLGKIFGAKNFSIKNYHHLGYQKHLNEMDSVRLIKEVEFDIIRLAEMMNSTEKTEPFFRKADLVTVNCDAVESFSEPFSMNPQVNGLNRREICAYMKEIGLSENLKSVGIFNYNIYSENQLNHQLLAQMLWYLIEGINIQHSHPKERHYELFYVLIDDRQYAFKRDTFSNLWYFGDDENIENCIPCSRKDFDEAKKGWLNARLTKI; this is encoded by the coding sequence ATGGATTTCGAAGACTTTATCATTTCACCAAGAAATTTCAAAACAGAAAGCTGGCAGATAGGAAATCGGATTACAAAAGATATCAGAGAAGACAGTATTGTTCTTTTGTTTGTGTCTGATTACAGAGGTGTGGGCGGAGATGCAGAAGTGCAGGATTTTACAGCAGTGAGGAACGAGTTTTATAAACTTTCGCAGATGGATTTTGAAATTCCTGTTGTAGATCTCGGGGATCTGGTATCTGGAAAATCTGTTCAGGATACCCATTATATTTTGCAGGAAGTACTGTCGGCATGTCATTACAAAAGAGCAATTCCGGTGATTGTGGGTGGATCCAATGATTTTGCGTTCTCATTATTTTCTGCTTTGAATTTTCATCAGAAAAATATCAATTATACCCAAATCAGTAATATTATTTCCCTTCAACAGGGTGAAACAATCAATGAACATACTTTTCTAGGCAAAATTTTCGGAGCCAAGAATTTCTCTATTAAAAATTACCACCATTTAGGATATCAGAAGCATTTGAATGAAATGGATTCTGTAAGACTGATCAAAGAAGTAGAGTTTGATATTATCCGTCTCGCTGAAATGATGAATTCTACAGAAAAAACAGAACCTTTCTTCAGAAAAGCAGATCTGGTGACCGTAAATTGTGATGCTGTGGAAAGCTTCAGCGAACCTTTTTCTATGAATCCACAGGTCAATGGACTCAACAGAAGAGAGATCTGTGCCTACATGAAAGAAATCGGATTAAGTGAAAATCTGAAATCTGTTGGGATTTTTAATTATAATATTTATTCAGAAAACCAGTTGAACCACCAGCTTTTAGCACAAATGTTATGGTATCTGATTGAAGGAATCAATATTCAGCATTCCCATCCGAAAGAAAGGCATTATGAACTGTTCTATGTTTTGATAGATGACAGGCAATATGCTTTCAAGCGTGATACTTTCAGTAATTTGTGGTATTTTGGCGATGATGAAAATATAGAAAACTGCATTCCATGTTCCAGAAAGGATTTTGATGAAGCTAAAAAAGGCTGGCTGAATGCAAGACTGACGAAAATTTAA